The following are encoded in a window of Castanea sativa cultivar Marrone di Chiusa Pesio chromosome 5, ASM4071231v1 genomic DNA:
- the LOC142635348 gene encoding uncharacterized protein LOC142635348 → MSQANKHRQHLRLKPYRQKTLANKRKWKLSPRYFDPFHVLQKIGAVAYRLDLPPKSKVHPIFHVSCLKLKLGQHVIPFSTLPPVDEDDQETTNAIVVLQLRTRVISEVLVQWLGSPPEDATWESLQQLQLIFPHLVGKVLQISGSWFSQHKLADNPEVVSYRDRYNRD, encoded by the exons ATGTCTCAAGCTAATAAACACAGGCAACACTTGAGGTTGAAGCCCTATAGGCAGAAGACTTTGGCTAATAAGCGGAAGTGGAAGTTGTCCCCAAGGTATTTTGATCCATTTCATGTACTGCAGAAGATTGGGGCTGTGGCTTACAGATTGGATTTACCTCCCAAGTCCAAGGTGCATCCTATTTTTCACGTTTCTTGCTTGAAGCTGAAGCTTGGTCAGCATGTAATCCCTTTTTCAACTTTACCACCTGTGGATGAGGATGACCAGGAGACTACAAACGCTATTGTTGTTTTACAGTTAAGGACTCGGGTTATCAGTGAAGTTCTGGTACAGTGGCTGGGTTCTCCTCCAGAAGATGCTACTTGGGAATCGTTGCAGCAGCTTCAACTCATTTTCCCTCACCTTGTAGGCAAGGTGTT GCAGATAAGTGGCAGTTGGTTTAGTCAGCATAAATTAGCTGATAATCCTGAAGTTGTTAGTTATAGAGATAGATATAATAGGGATTAG